The Magnetococcus marinus MC-1 genome contains the following window.
CGTGGCGCATCTCAACCGAGAGGAACAGCACTTTATAGAGGGCAAAGAACACGGGAATCTGCACCAAAATGGGCAAACAGCCCCCCAAAGGATTGACCTTATGGGTTTGGTAGAGCTTCATCATCGCTTCATTCATCTTGTTGCGATCGCTACCATGCAACTTTTTCAGCTCTTCAATCTTGGGTTGCAACTTCTTCATGGCGTTCATAGAGCGGTAGCTCTTGTTGGCCAGCGGGAAGAAAAGCAGCTTAATCGCTAAGGTCAACAGAATGATCGCCACCCCATAGTTGTGCACCACACTGTTGAAAAAGTTGAGCACCTTAACCAAAGGCTCTGCCAAAAAGTGAAACCAGCCATAGTCAATGGAGCGCTCCAAAGAGAGGTTAGAACGCTCTAAAGTAGAGATCTCTTTAGGACCAATAAACAGGTCATAATCCACCGCTAAGGATTGCCCCGCAGGAATGATCACGCTGTTTTCCACCATACCAACACGATAGTTGGGGCGATCATAATCGAAGTAGTAGCGGCGGGGCTGGGCCTCTGGGGGCAAGGGTTTTGCCACCATTGCCGCCAGGAAATATTTATCGCTAAAACCGGTCCAACCCCCATGCCCCTTCTCGCGCAGATCCTGAGCCGTCAAATCTTCATAGCTGTGCTGATAACGCTCACCATTTAAGTAAGCCATGGGTCCCTGAAAATCCGACATAGCCAGCATGGACTGGCTGTTAATCACAGGAATACGCTTAAATTGGCTGTAATGGTAGACACCCAAAGCCGCCGCGCTGTTGTTGATGAGACGATCCTCTACCTTGAACAGGTAGCTACCCTGGGCAAAGGAGAACAGCTTCTCAAACACAATCCCTTCCCCATTATCCCACACCAACTTAAATTCACCAGCCCCCTGCAAGCTCTCTTTACCGATCAGTTGCCACTGGGTGTTTGCATCGGGGGCTTTGATCGCACTGCCAGCCACCGGTAGAAAACCGCTCTCCTGATAAAACGATTCAACTTGGCTTATCCCCATAAAGCTAATGGGTTTACCCCCCAACACATCGGTGTGTTGAAGAAAATCCATTCCCACCAAACGGCCACCTTGTAGGCTCAGGGAGCCTTCGACCAGATCGTTTTTAAAATGCAATAGGCTCTTGGCATCGGTATTGATCAACGGCTGGCTCATGGCCTGTTGAGGAGCCGACCCAGCCATACCCTCCACAGGGGGGGGCAAGGCGTCAGCAACCGGGGCCGTGGAGGCGAGGGGTGCAGGAGCACTGCTCTCACCGGATTGTACCTGCTCACCCGTTAACTCCGCAGGGGGATACTTCCAGGCCATATAGAACTGAAAAGCGGTGAGCAGAACAAAAGAGAGTACAATGGCAGTGAGTGTGCGCCGATCCATGATTCACCAAGATTGTGAGGTTTAAGGGACGGGATCATACCCGCCTGGATGCCAGGGATTGCACCGCAAAACGCGCCGAAAGGCAAGCCATGATCCCTT
Protein-coding sequences here:
- the yidC gene encoding membrane protein insertase YidC — protein: MDRRTLTAIVLSFVLLTAFQFYMAWKYPPAELTGEQVQSGESSAPAPLASTAPVADALPPPVEGMAGSAPQQAMSQPLINTDAKSLLHFKNDLVEGSLSLQGGRLVGMDFLQHTDVLGGKPISFMGISQVESFYQESGFLPVAGSAIKAPDANTQWQLIGKESLQGAGEFKLVWDNGEGIVFEKLFSFAQGSYLFKVEDRLINNSAAALGVYHYSQFKRIPVINSQSMLAMSDFQGPMAYLNGERYQHSYEDLTAQDLREKGHGGWTGFSDKYFLAAMVAKPLPPEAQPRRYYFDYDRPNYRVGMVENSVIIPAGQSLAVDYDLFIGPKEISTLERSNLSLERSIDYGWFHFLAEPLVKVLNFFNSVVHNYGVAIILLTLAIKLLFFPLANKSYRSMNAMKKLQPKIEELKKLHGSDRNKMNEAMMKLYQTHKVNPLGGCLPILVQIPVFFALYKVLFLSVEMRHAPFMLWIPDLSAMDPFYVLPLLMGGSMFLQSKLNPTPSDPMQAKIMMFLPVIFTVMFLSFPSGLVLYWLVNNVLSISQQYYIMKKMEHEPS